The Streptomyces sp. NBC_00569 genomic sequence GTCCAGGCCCGGGCGCCGGCAGTGAGAGCCCTGCCCTCGGCGTCCCGTTAGGCAGTCTGCACGTCCGGCCCAGGTATCGCATGACGTGAGCGCCGATCACGGGCAAGGCCTGATCGCGGGGAGGAAAGAGGGAGGGGGTGAGAGCGAGGGAGGAGAGAGCGGTGCCCGGCCCCCGCCGTTCGCCGGCGGATGCCGAGCCTCGTCCGGCAGGCCCCGCTCGCCCGGATCCCGGTAGCTTGGCCCTATGCCCTCTGCACTTGTTGTTGGTTACGACCCGGAGGCGATTCCCGGTGTCGACGCGGGAGCCCTTCGCAAGGGTCTCGACGAGGAGTTGGACCGGTTCGGCGAGCACGGCATCGATGCGGCCATGGCGCTGGTCGTGTTCGAGGATTCCGCCGAGGCCGTCCTCGTGGCGGCGCTGACGGAGCGCCCGTGGGACGTGGTGGTCGTCGGCGGTGGGATCCGAAAGGCGGAGCAGCTGCTTCCGCTCTTTGAAGAGATCATGAACCTGATCCGCCTCCACGCGCCCCAGGCCGCGATCGCGTTCAACACGAACGGCGGCGACAGCGTCGAGGCGGCACTTCGCCGGATGTGAGTCCGGCCGGCGCGGACGCAGCAGTCGGGGCGGGAAGCCGCTAGGAAGCCTGCGACAGGTTCAGGTCGCGGTTGACGGCGCGGGCCGCGCGCTCGACGGTCGTGACGCCGTCCTCCATCGTGCGGCTGCCATGGGAGAGCACAGCCATCCCGTAGTCGTGACCGCCGCCGGTGAACACGCCGACACTGTTCACACGCCACCCGTTGGCCGAGCGCTGCAGCCAGCCGTTCTTGACGTGAACGGTCGCCGTTCCCGGCGCGCCGGCCGGCGTTCCCCAGCGCTGGTCGGGGACGACTCGGTTCATCAGCCGCAGGGCATAGGCACGGGCGCGCTCGCCGAGCACGTGGTTGTCCGAGGTCAGCAGCCGGAGGAGCTTCACCTGGTCGCCGGCCGTGATCTGGGTGAGCCCCCACGTGCCTTTCCGGCCGGGCACCGTGTCCCGCATCCCGGCCAGGTCGAGGAAGTGCTGGATGCCGGTGTGGCCGATCTGGTGCCAGAGGGCGTTCGTGGCGGCGTTGTCCGACTTGGTGATCATGTCGGTGGTCAGGTCGACCTCGCGCGAGGTCAGCAGACGGTGTTCCTCCGCGGCCTGGCGCAGCAGCGCGCCAAGGATCGCGACCTTGACCACGCTCGCCGAGTCGAAGGCCGTGCTCGCCCGGAACGTGCACGAGGTGCCCGTGGTCCGGTCGTAGAGCGCGAGCGCCGAGGTCTTGCCGTGCCCGTGGAGCGCGGTGGCTATGTCGCGCTCCAGGCGGTCCGCCAGTCCGGGCCGGTGCGAGGTGCACGTGACCGGGGAGCCTTCGACACTGCTCGTACCGGCCGGCGCGCCCGCCTGGGCAGGGACGCCGGCCGCGAAGGCGGTGAGCGCCGAGCCGGCGGCGAGGGCCGCGGCCAGTCCCTGCTTTGCGCGTCGCGTCAGCGGCATGTGCATTCCCGGCATGGAGGTTCCGTCCTGCTCTGTGTCTGCGATCGCATCGGCAGTTGGCGCTCGCCGTCGGCGGCGAGGCCGACGTCCTGCGACACGGTCGGGGCTTCGCCGATGCCCCGAACCGGGGCGGCTGCGCGCCGTCGGCGGGGAGGTCCGTCCGTTGCACTCGGTGTGCGGCGCTTCCTCGCGCGCGCCGGGCGGTCGACTGTCGGACGAGCGACCCGGATCCCGAATGACGGCGACGCTACAGGGACGGAGGAGTCCGCCGGGCACAGAGAGAGCTGGCATGTCCGCTATGCGCGTTTTGGTGGCGTGTGATGTTGTTCATTGCCGGATGTGTCACCACAACGGTGATCGGCTCGGTGGACGGGGGCACGGAAGGGTGACGTGGCCGGTCAGGGGCACGAACGCCGAGCCACTTACGATGATCGAGATGCATCCCGCTCCGGCTCTCCACCACCTCGACACTCCCTTCGTCAACTTCCGGGACTTCGACTTCGGCGGGGCCTCCCACGGGTACCGCTGGATCAGCACCAAGCGCTTCGGCCTGCCGCCGGACGCACCGGACGACCGCGCCCTCCTCGCCGCCCTGATCGCACACCCTCAGTTCCGGGACACGTACGACGGCGCGGGGGTCCAGGACTGGCCGCGGCACGGGCAGTGGTGGCTCGAGCGCATCACCCCCGGCACCTACCAGACCATCGACGCCTCCACGGCAACCGGCCGAATCCGCGCCTGGGCCGGCCGGCACGGCGACGTGCCGCAGGAGCTCGAAGCGCGGCTGGAGGAACACGTCTACGCCCCGATCCGCTCGGCGACCAGCCGATACGTACTGGGCGAGCTTCCCGAGGACGCCCTTCACGACTACGGCCCCATCCACATCGACTTCCACGAACTGGTCCTCGTCGACCGGCCCGCGGCCACCCTCAGCCTGCTCGTGGCGGCGGACGACTAGAGCGTGGCGCGCGGGTGGTCGACCGGTCCGTACTCGCACGGTCGGCTGAACTGGCCGACGCGCGTGGGTGGTTGAACAGGCACCCGCGCAGCACCCGTACGAGGACGACACGCACCCCCGGTACGAATAGGCTTGTCCGCCCTTCCCCGCCCGCATTACCGTGCAGCGGTGGATCTCTTCTCACGCTCCTGGACGGCGTTGCGCACCGCCGTCGCCGAAGTACCGGACGAAGACTTCGAGCGGGCCTCCGGCTGTGCGGGCTGGCTCGTGCGGGATCTCGTGTGCCACCTGGTCATCGGCGCCCAGGACGTCCTGATCACCTTGGTCACCCCGGCGGACTCCGAACCGACCGTGGACGCGGTCACGTACTGGGGCATCGTCGAACCTCCGACCGGCGAGGACCCGCTCGACGCGCTGATCCCCCGGCTGGCAGCCGCCTACGGCGAGCCTCGGTGGCTCAAGTTCCACTTCGACGACGTCGGTTCCGCGGCGGGCCGCGCCGCCCAACTCGCCGATCCCGCCGCCCGCGTCAGCACGCGCGACGAGGTCCTGACCGTCGGCGACTTCCTGTCCGCGTACGTCCTCGAATGGACCTTGCACCACCTCGACCTGATCGCACACCTGCCGTCGGCCGCCGAGCCGCCCGCCGAAACCCTCGCTGCGGTTCGCGCGACGCTGGAGAAGATCGCCGGGACTCCGTTCCCCGCCTCGTTCGCCGACACGGACGCGCTGTTGGTGGGCACCGGACGCCGCGCACCGACCGACGCGGAGAAGGCCGCGCTGGGCGACTTCGCGGCGAGGCTCCCGCTCGTCATCGGCTGAGTGAGAGGTTGCGCGACGGACGCGACCGGGTTCGGTGGCGCGCACCACTCCAGGCAGACATGGCCTCGCGCCAACGCGACGTCCGAATGCCGCCGGCGTTCGCTCGCACGGGCGGCGAGTATCGATCACGCCGGAGGTGCCTGCCTGCGGTCACACGTCGTCCGGTGACGCCTCGGCCGCACCCGGCGCGGCAGCACCTCGGACCCGCCCCGTACCGCCGCGCGAGAGACCCCTGCCTTGAACCAGCACACCCCCGGCCCGGACACACTCTTCAGCGACCACACGCCGGCCGGCGCACCGCCCCGCATTCCCCACAGCCCAACGATCCCGGCACTCGGCGAACTCGACTGGGCCGACCTGTACGGGCAGTTGAACGACGAAGGCGTCGCCGTCACCCCGCCGCTGCTCTCCCGCGAACAGTGCCAGGAGATCATCGACACGTTCGAGGAACCCGGGCTGTTCCGGTCCACCGTGGTCATGCAGCGTTACCAGTTCGGCCGCGGCACGTACAAGTACTACGCCGACCCCGCCGCCGTACCGCTCGTCCAGACCCTTCGCGAGCGGCTCTATCCGCCGATGGCGTGGATGGCCAACCAGTGGGCGCCTCAACTCGGTGAGCGCACCTTCCCCGGCACGCTGGACGAACTGATCGACGAATGCACGGACAACGGTCAGAAGCGCCCCACGCCGCTGATCCTGCAGTACGGCAAGGGCGACTACGCCTGCCTCCACCAGGACATCTACGGCGACGTCGTCTTCCCGCTGCAGCTCGCCGTCATGCTCAACCGGCCCGGCGAGGACTTCACGGGCGGCGAGAACGTGTTCGTCGAGCAGCGCCCCCGCTTCCAGTCCCGCGCCATGGTGGTCAAGCCGCGGCTCGGCCAGGCAATGATCTTCCCGGTCCGCCACCGTCCGATCCGCGGCGAGAACGGGTTCCGCCGTCACGCCGTGCGGCACGGCACGAACGCCGTCGAGTCCGGCCACCGCAACACTCTCGGTCTCATCTTCCACAACGCCCGCTGACCACCCCCGCCCGGCCCGCCGCGACCCCTCTCAACAGGGCACCGACCCCCGTCAACGTGATGTCCGAATCCCGCCAGACATAGCAGTACATAAGGCGCAGAGTTGGTTGCAGGACATCACCGCACGAGGAGACCCGGAAGGAACAGACCCATGACCGTCTACACGACGCTCGACAGCCCGCTGGGCGAACTGCTGCTCGTGGGCGAGGAGTCGGCCATCGCGAAGGGCGGCACCGCACTTGCCGCGCTGACCGTACCGGGCCGGAAGAACGGCGCCGTCGTCCAGGACGACTGGACCGAGGACACGGACGCGTTCGCCGAGATCAGCGCGCAGCTGCGCTCGTACTTCGACGGCAGGCTCACGCACTTCGACATCGAGTACACCGGCGGCGGCTCGGAGTTCCAGCAGCGGGTGTGGAAGGCCCTGGAGGCCATTCCCTACGGCAGCACCCAGACCTACGGCGACGTCGCCGCGCACATCGGCGCCCCGAAGGCCGCCGTCCGCGCCGTGGGTACGGCGATCGGCGCGAACCCGCTGCTCGTCGTACGCCCCTGCCACCGCGTGATCGGCGCCGACGGGGCCCTCACCGGTTACGCGGGCGGCCTTGAGCGCAAGCGGCAGCTCCTGGACCTGGAGAGCCCTCGCCGGACCGCCTGAACCAGAGACCTCCTGAACGACCCGTCTCCCCCGGTCCCGATGCGCATCCGCACCGTCCCGGGCCGGGGTGACACCATCATCGACCCGAGGATCCACACCATGCTGGACACCACGCGCCTGACGGGTCCGGTCACGGACCGCGTCGCCCATGAGAAATGGGGCGCCCTGGCGGACGAGCTCAACACCTACGGAAACGCCCCTACCGGCCCCCTCCTCACACCCGAGGAGTGCCGGCGGATCGCGGACCTCTACGACGACACCGAACGCTTCCGCACCACCGTGGACATGGCCCGCCACCGCTTCGGCTCCGGGCAGTACCGCTACTTCACCCATGAACTGCCCGGCATCGTCGGCGAGTTGCGGGAGGCGTTCTACCCGAGGCTGCTCCCCATCGCCCGGGACTGGGCCGGCAAACTCGGCAAGCCCGCACCTTGGCCCGACTCGCTCGACGAGTGGATCGGGATGTGCCACGAGGCCGGGCAGGACCGCTCGGCCCAGATTCTGCTGCGGTACGGGCCCGGTGACTGGAACGCGCTGCACCGCGACGTGTTCGGTGACATGCTCTTCCCGCTCCAGGTCGTCATCGGTCTCGACGCACCGGGAACCGACTTCACCGGTG encodes the following:
- a CDS encoding serine hydrolase; its protein translation is MHMPLTRRAKQGLAAALAAGSALTAFAAGVPAQAGAPAGTSSVEGSPVTCTSHRPGLADRLERDIATALHGHGKTSALALYDRTTGTSCTFRASTAFDSASVVKVAILGALLRQAAEEHRLLTSREVDLTTDMITKSDNAATNALWHQIGHTGIQHFLDLAGMRDTVPGRKGTWGLTQITAGDQVKLLRLLTSDNHVLGERARAYALRLMNRVVPDQRWGTPAGAPGTATVHVKNGWLQRSANGWRVNSVGVFTGGGHDYGMAVLSHGSRTMEDGVTTVERAARAVNRDLNLSQAS
- a CDS encoding maleylpyruvate isomerase N-terminal domain-containing protein; translated protein: MDLFSRSWTALRTAVAEVPDEDFERASGCAGWLVRDLVCHLVIGAQDVLITLVTPADSEPTVDAVTYWGIVEPPTGEDPLDALIPRLAAAYGEPRWLKFHFDDVGSAAGRAAQLADPAARVSTRDEVLTVGDFLSAYVLEWTLHHLDLIAHLPSAAEPPAETLAAVRATLEKIAGTPFPASFADTDALLVGTGRRAPTDAEKAALGDFAARLPLVIG
- a CDS encoding 2OG-Fe(II) oxygenase; the encoded protein is MNQHTPGPDTLFSDHTPAGAPPRIPHSPTIPALGELDWADLYGQLNDEGVAVTPPLLSREQCQEIIDTFEEPGLFRSTVVMQRYQFGRGTYKYYADPAAVPLVQTLRERLYPPMAWMANQWAPQLGERTFPGTLDELIDECTDNGQKRPTPLILQYGKGDYACLHQDIYGDVVFPLQLAVMLNRPGEDFTGGENVFVEQRPRFQSRAMVVKPRLGQAMIFPVRHRPIRGENGFRRHAVRHGTNAVESGHRNTLGLIFHNAR
- a CDS encoding methylated-DNA--[protein]-cysteine S-methyltransferase, with translation MTVYTTLDSPLGELLLVGEESAIAKGGTALAALTVPGRKNGAVVQDDWTEDTDAFAEISAQLRSYFDGRLTHFDIEYTGGGSEFQQRVWKALEAIPYGSTQTYGDVAAHIGAPKAAVRAVGTAIGANPLLVVRPCHRVIGADGALTGYAGGLERKRQLLDLESPRRTA
- a CDS encoding 2OG-Fe(II) oxygenase; this translates as MLDTTRLTGPVTDRVAHEKWGALADELNTYGNAPTGPLLTPEECRRIADLYDDTERFRTTVDMARHRFGSGQYRYFTHELPGIVGELREAFYPRLLPIARDWAGKLGKPAPWPDSLDEWIGMCHEAGQDRSAQILLRYGPGDWNALHRDVFGDMLFPLQVVIGLDAPGTDFTGGEFLMTEQRARAQSRGSSTTLLQGHGLIFTTRDRPVASKRGWSNAPMRHGVSTVRSGRRHTLGLVFHDAA